A single genomic interval of Streptomyces sp. BA2 harbors:
- a CDS encoding acyl carrier protein translates to MTTAQQPSAATAEHQAVVDWLVEKVAFYLDVPASGIAPDGKLVEYGLDSVYALALVGDIEDEYDIEVEATLAWDHPTIESIAGLVRELAAGPRTDG, encoded by the coding sequence ATGACCACCGCACAGCAGCCCTCCGCAGCCACCGCCGAGCACCAGGCCGTCGTCGACTGGCTGGTCGAGAAGGTGGCCTTCTACCTCGACGTCCCGGCGAGCGGCATCGCACCCGACGGCAAGCTCGTCGAGTACGGCCTCGACTCGGTGTACGCGCTGGCCCTGGTCGGCGACATCGAGGACGAGTACGACATCGAGGTGGAGGCCACGCTGGCCTGGGACCACCCGACGATCGAGTCCATCGCCGGACTGGTGCGGGAGCTGGCCGCCGGTCCGCGCACCGACGGCTGA